A genomic segment from Branchiostoma floridae strain S238N-H82 unplaced genomic scaffold, Bfl_VNyyK Sc7u5tJ_688, whole genome shotgun sequence encodes:
- the LOC118408971 gene encoding uncharacterized protein LOC118408971: PEKSLLSKGLNFAVAPNKIPSIDIVTETESAIHRARLPQRQAEALRAKVATTLKVSKPPPSNITREEQIALKDLATNQDIVILPADKGRCTVVLDREQYDRKVQDLLGDKNTYAPLKKDPTSQFKGKIITALKELEDKEKKIDRATYLKLYPTAEQPPTFYGLPKIHKQDVPLRPIVSSIGSVTYELSKFLAKILGPLVGKSQHHVQNSADFVDKIKDLRVEEDEIITSYDVCSLFTCIPPKDAVSVVKEALEADNTLTDRTKLSPDQLCKLLDLCLGCTYFSFKGQFYQQLHGCAMGSPVSPIVVNLYMEKFEVKAISTFKDTPPLNWFRYVDDTYCKLKQRVADEFFDHINQVDKNIKFTQESSHDNMLPFLDTKTIIEKDGSLQFEVYRKPTHTDQYLAFDSHHPLEHKLA; this comes from the coding sequence AACCAGAGAAATCCCTACTGTCTAAAGGCCTAAATTTTGCAGTAGCCCCTAACAAGATCCCCAGCATCGACATTGTCACAGAAACTGAGTCAGCAATCCACCGGGCCCGTTTGCCACAGAGACAGGCTGAAGCCTTACGCGCCAAAGTAGCTACCACCTTGAAAGTTTCGAAACCCCCTCCCAGCAACATCACTCGGGAAGAACAAATTGCTCTCAAAGATTTGGCCACCAATCAAGACATAGTAATTCTGCCGGCAGACAAGGGGAGATGCACAGTAGTCTTAGACAGGGAACAGTACGACAGAAAGGTACAAGATCTATTAGGGGACAAAAACACCTACGCGCCTTTGAAGAAGGACCCCACCTCCCAGTTTAAAGGGAAAATCATCACGGCTCTCAAGGAATTGGAAGACAAGGAAAAAAAGATTGACCGTGCCACCTATCTAAAACTCTACCCCACTGCGGAACAACCCCCAACCTTCTACGGCCTTCCCAAAATCCACAAACAGGATGTCCCCCTACGCCCCATTGTGTCCAGCATAGGTTCTGTCACGTACGAGTTATCAAAATTTCTAGCTAAGATCCTGGGACCTTTAGTGGGGAAGTCTCAACATCACGTTCAGAATAGTGCAGACTTCGTTGACAAAATCAAAGATCTCCGGGTAGAAGAAGATGAAATCATCACTTCTTACGATGTCTGTTCGCTTTTCACTTGCATACCCCCTAAGGACGCAGTCTCGGTAGTCAAGGAAGCCCTGGAGGCTGACAACACACTAACAGACAGAACCAAGCTATCTCCAGACCAACTGTGCAAACTGCTAGACCTTTGCCTAGGGTGTACGTATTTCTCTTTCAAAGGACAGTTCTACCAACAACTGCACGGCTGTGCTATGGGATCACCAGTGTCACCCATTGTTGTAAACCTCTACATGGAAAAGTTTGAAGTGAAGGCTATCAGTACTTTCAAGGACACTCccccactcaactggttccgcTATGTAGATGACACTTATTGCAAGCTAAAACAGAGAGTAGCTGATGAGttctttgaccacatcaaccaAGTAGATAAGAACATCAAGTTCACACAGGAGTCAAGTCATGACAACATGCTCCCCTTCCTAGATACCAAAACTATCATAGAGAAGGACGGCAGCCTTCAGTTCGAAGTGTACAGGAAACCGACGCACACTGACCAATATCTGGCCTTTGACTCTCACCACcctttggaacacaaactggca